One segment of Streptosporangium brasiliense DNA contains the following:
- a CDS encoding alpha-1,4-glucan--maltose-1-phosphate maltosyltransferase, whose product MIGRIPIQDIQPTVDCGRRPAKAAAGETFEITATVFREGHDAVAAGAVLTGPDGVRGPLLRMRELAPGTDRWGVEVTLPAEGDWHFRVEAWSDPMATWFHDAGIKIPRDMDAELMCEEGARLFERAAKAVRPADCGGAARKPATATAKAAGGGTAGGAGGATAAGTRTAGREAVTEFHVCGHRAALLSVAAKLRDKELDPRARFSVAQLPDTAELLRAHPLRDLVTRSARHVIRVDRRRALFGSWYEFFPRSEGAIVDRDTAPKSGNFTTAAKRLPAVAKMGFDVVYLPPIHPIGHSYRKGRNNTLTPEPYDPGSPWAIGSEEGGHDAIHPDLGTFEDFDAFVSKARELGMEVALDLALQCAPDHPWVKEHPEWFNIRADGSIAYAENPPKKYQDIYPLNFDKDPEGIYAEVKRVVRLWMDHGVRIFRVDNPHTKPVAFWERLLADINSTDPDVLFLAEAFTRPAMMQALAKVGFHQSYTYFTWKNSRREVEDYLGELSHETSHFLRPNVFVNTPDILHEYLQHGGVPAFRIRAVLAAMAMPTWGVYAGYELAENVPVRPGSEEYLDSEKYQYRPRDWVEAEREGRSLAPFITQLNLFRRAHPALQELRNLRFHSVDHPDVVCFSKRLPGAYDTATRRHGLGDVVLTVVNLDPHNTHEATVSLDMPSLGLDWHAEFFVDDELSGESYRWRQNNYVRLDPHIHPAHIFTLRAATANQR is encoded by the coding sequence ATGATCGGACGAATCCCAATCCAGGACATCCAGCCCACGGTCGACTGCGGGCGCCGCCCCGCCAAGGCCGCCGCGGGCGAGACCTTCGAGATCACCGCCACCGTGTTCCGGGAGGGACACGACGCGGTGGCCGCCGGAGCCGTGCTGACCGGCCCGGACGGCGTGCGCGGACCGCTGCTGCGCATGAGGGAGCTGGCTCCCGGCACCGACCGCTGGGGCGTGGAGGTGACGCTGCCCGCCGAGGGCGACTGGCACTTCCGCGTCGAGGCGTGGAGCGACCCCATGGCCACCTGGTTCCACGACGCGGGTATCAAGATCCCGCGCGACATGGACGCCGAACTCATGTGCGAGGAGGGCGCCCGGCTCTTCGAACGCGCGGCCAAGGCCGTACGGCCCGCCGACTGCGGAGGCGCGGCCCGCAAGCCCGCGACCGCGACCGCGAAGGCGGCGGGCGGCGGGACGGCGGGCGGGGCCGGCGGCGCGACGGCGGCGGGCACCCGGACGGCCGGGCGGGAGGCGGTCACGGAGTTCCACGTCTGCGGGCACCGGGCCGCGCTGCTGTCGGTGGCGGCCAAGCTGCGTGACAAGGAGCTCGACCCGCGCGCCCGGTTCTCGGTGGCCCAGCTCCCGGACACGGCGGAGCTGCTGCGCGCGCACCCGCTCCGGGATCTGGTGACCAGGTCGGCCAGGCACGTGATCAGGGTCGACCGGCGCAGGGCGCTGTTCGGCTCCTGGTATGAGTTCTTCCCCCGGTCGGAGGGGGCGATCGTCGACCGGGACACCGCCCCTAAATCCGGAAATTTCACGACTGCAGCGAAGCGGCTGCCCGCCGTCGCGAAGATGGGCTTCGACGTCGTCTACCTGCCGCCCATCCACCCGATCGGGCACAGCTACCGCAAGGGCCGCAACAACACCCTGACGCCGGAGCCGTACGATCCGGGCTCCCCCTGGGCGATCGGCTCCGAGGAGGGCGGGCACGACGCCATCCACCCCGACCTCGGCACCTTCGAGGACTTCGACGCCTTCGTGTCCAAGGCCCGCGAGCTGGGCATGGAGGTCGCCCTCGACCTGGCCCTGCAGTGCGCGCCCGACCACCCGTGGGTCAAGGAGCACCCGGAGTGGTTCAACATCCGCGCCGACGGCTCGATCGCCTACGCGGAGAACCCGCCGAAGAAGTATCAGGACATCTACCCCCTGAACTTCGACAAGGACCCGGAGGGCATCTACGCCGAGGTCAAGCGGGTGGTGCGGCTCTGGATGGACCACGGCGTGCGGATCTTCCGGGTGGACAACCCGCACACCAAGCCGGTGGCGTTCTGGGAGCGGCTGCTGGCCGACATCAACTCCACCGATCCGGACGTGCTGTTCCTGGCGGAGGCGTTCACCCGGCCGGCCATGATGCAGGCGCTGGCCAAGGTGGGCTTCCACCAGTCGTACACCTACTTCACGTGGAAGAACTCGCGGCGGGAGGTCGAGGACTACCTGGGCGAGCTCTCCCACGAGACGTCGCACTTCCTGCGGCCGAACGTTTTCGTCAACACCCCTGACATCCTCCACGAATACCTCCAACACGGGGGAGTCCCGGCATTCCGGATCAGAGCGGTCCTCGCGGCGATGGCGATGCCGACCTGGGGGGTGTATGCCGGATATGAACTTGCGGAGAATGTCCCAGTTCGACCGGGCAGCGAAGAATACCTAGATAGCGAGAAATATCAGTACAGACCTCGCGATTGGGTAGAGGCCGAGCGGGAAGGCCGTAGCCTCGCCCCCTTCATCACGCAACTTAATTTGTTCCGAAGAGCACACCCGGCGCTCCAGGAACTGCGTAACCTACGGTTCCATAGCGTCGACCATCCGGACGTGGTCTGCTTCTCCAAGCGGCTGCCCGGCGCCTACGACACGGCCACACGACGGCACGGCCTGGGCGATGTGGTGCTGACGGTCGTGAATCTCGATCCACACAACACCCATGAGGCGACGGTGTCGCTGGACATGCCGTCTCTCGGTCTCGACTGGCATGCCGAGTTCTTCGTCGACGACGAGCTGTCAGGCGAGTCCTATCGCTGGCGACAGAACAACTACGTGCGCCTCGATCCCCATATCCACCCAGCACACATCTTCACTTTGCGTGCCGCGACGGCGAACCAGCGGTGA